A section of the Paenibacillus aurantius genome encodes:
- a CDS encoding response regulator, with protein sequence MISVLIVDDEILVRIGLKTIIPSVDADYRIIGEASDGKEALALMQAHPCDIVLTDIRMEGMDGLELMERIHEQWPETKVIVLSNHNDFAYVRKALQLGASEYLMKLEMDPKELMGKLGVLKEEIMRSREKNRERSQLEFRLNRYGREVKERRLRDLLTQHISRTETDSLFKEFSVAPLAAPVTVMAVQIERYERLLAENRFKSEKLLHYTTANIMEEIMGKYGNGEVIDIDGGVFALIKDRFDPEMLREMGRAAAGFIKVSLGFGVSRPAESRYEWRRAFEEAQEALGYRFYEGFGQILYHCHLPREPRIALLGWPAEEWTGLVVRGEADEMSRRLGEWTGEIRRKASVPPSEVRRHLVRLLDGLAALLAGEENSLSSLPSHQGQFPYHIVRQGETLEEISEWLSGWIPVYLGYRKERHGIRLRPEIQAVADRIRTGFHLPLKVGELAADAGFSENYLSILFKKETGQTITDYLMQVRMKKARELLMDPQIKIYEVSEKVGYADPNHFSRSFKQLEGMYPTEFRKAFLLP encoded by the coding sequence ATGATCTCCGTGCTGATCGTGGATGATGAGATATTGGTCCGGATCGGGCTCAAAACGATCATCCCTTCCGTCGATGCGGACTACCGGATTATAGGAGAAGCCTCCGACGGCAAGGAGGCTCTTGCCCTAATGCAAGCCCATCCCTGCGACATTGTCCTGACGGACATCCGCATGGAGGGAATGGACGGGCTTGAGCTGATGGAAAGAATACATGAGCAGTGGCCGGAAACGAAGGTTATCGTCCTCTCCAACCATAACGACTTTGCTTATGTACGCAAGGCCCTTCAGCTTGGGGCTTCCGAATACCTCATGAAGCTCGAGATGGACCCGAAGGAGCTGATGGGCAAGCTCGGTGTTCTTAAAGAAGAGATCATGCGTTCGAGGGAAAAGAACCGGGAACGCTCCCAGCTGGAATTCCGGCTGAACCGGTACGGCCGGGAGGTCAAGGAAAGAAGGCTCCGGGACTTGCTCACGCAGCACATCTCGCGGACGGAAACGGACAGCTTGTTTAAGGAATTCTCCGTAGCGCCGTTGGCGGCCCCCGTCACCGTTATGGCCGTCCAGATTGAGCGCTACGAGCGGCTGCTTGCCGAGAACCGGTTCAAAAGCGAGAAGCTGCTGCATTATACGACGGCCAATATTATGGAAGAAATAATGGGGAAGTATGGGAACGGGGAAGTCATTGACATTGACGGGGGAGTCTTCGCCCTGATCAAGGACCGGTTTGATCCGGAGATGCTGCGGGAAATGGGCCGGGCGGCCGCCGGCTTCATTAAGGTCTCGCTAGGCTTTGGGGTTTCCCGGCCGGCAGAAAGCCGCTACGAGTGGAGGAGGGCATTCGAAGAGGCGCAAGAAGCCCTCGGATACCGCTTCTATGAAGGCTTCGGGCAGATTCTGTACCACTGCCATCTTCCCCGTGAACCCAGGATCGCCCTTCTTGGATGGCCGGCGGAGGAGTGGACGGGCCTGGTCGTACGGGGAGAGGCAGACGAAATGTCACGCCGGCTGGGGGAATGGACAGGAGAAATCCGCAGGAAGGCTTCCGTTCCTCCGTCTGAAGTAAGGCGCCATCTCGTGCGCCTGCTGGATGGGCTGGCCGCCCTGCTGGCGGGAGAAGAGAACAGCCTGTCTTCCTTGCCATCCCATCAAGGTCAGTTTCCCTATCATATTGTTCGTCAGGGGGAAACGCTGGAGGAAATCTCGGAATGGCTCAGCGGATGGATTCCTGTCTACCTTGGGTATCGCAAAGAGCGGCACGGAATCCGCCTGCGTCCGGAAATCCAGGCGGTGGCCGACCGGATCCGGACAGGGTTTCATCTTCCCCTGAAGGTGGGGGAGCTGGCCGCCGATGCCGGATTCTCGGAGAATTACTTAAGCATTCTCTTTAAGAAGGAAACAGGGCAGACGATTACCGACTACCTGATGCAGGTGCGCATGAAGAAAGCACGGGAGCTTCTGATGGACCCGCAGATCAAAATTTATGAGGTGTCGGAAAAGGTGGGCTACGCCGATCCGAATCACTTCAGCCGAAGCTTTAAGCAGCTCGAAGGCATGTACCCGACTGAGTTCCGCAAGGCCTTTCTCCTTCCTTAA
- a CDS encoding carbohydrate ABC transporter permease: MKRIHQAKLHENLAGYLFILPNLAGYLVFVLVPILFSLYLVFLDWDYLKGFSGMEWVGLQNFIRMGDDPKIIKSLTNNTVYTILSVPSTMLIGLLLAVVLNRYVYYKNALRTMIFLPYISSLVAVSVIWSIMYQAQNGPVNAALKALGVAHPPGWLSSPSSALYAIIIMAVWATVGYAMVLYLAGLQGIPKDLYEAADIDGASPIRKLLRITIPMLTPTTFFLGVTLLIGSFQVFGPVAVMTQGGPVDSTMVLSYHIYLLAFRYYQMGYAAALSWVLFALIFAITLLQWKAQSRWQNTYL; this comes from the coding sequence ATGAAGCGGATTCACCAAGCGAAGCTGCACGAGAACCTTGCCGGCTATTTGTTTATTTTGCCCAACCTGGCCGGCTATTTGGTGTTCGTGCTGGTCCCAATTTTGTTCAGCCTGTATCTCGTCTTCCTGGATTGGGATTACTTAAAGGGCTTTTCCGGAATGGAGTGGGTGGGGCTGCAGAACTTCATCCGGATGGGGGACGACCCCAAGATCATCAAATCCTTGACCAACAACACCGTGTATACTATTCTTTCCGTCCCTTCCACCATGCTCATCGGTCTGCTGCTGGCCGTTGTCCTAAACCGGTACGTCTATTATAAGAATGCCCTGCGCACCATGATCTTCCTTCCTTACATAAGCAGCCTGGTGGCGGTTTCCGTCATCTGGAGCATTATGTACCAGGCCCAGAACGGGCCGGTCAATGCGGCTCTGAAGGCGCTCGGGGTGGCCCATCCTCCGGGCTGGTTGTCCAGTCCGAGCTCGGCTCTATACGCCATCATCATCATGGCGGTGTGGGCGACCGTCGGATACGCCATGGTCCTTTATCTCGCCGGTCTGCAGGGGATTCCGAAGGACCTTTATGAAGCGGCGGATATAGACGGGGCCTCGCCGATCCGCAAGCTGCTGCGGATTACCATACCGATGCTTACGCCGACGACCTTTTTTCTCGGGGTAACGCTTCTTATCGGTTCGTTCCAGGTATTTGGCCCCGTGGCCGTTATGACCCAGGGGGGACCGGTCGATTCCACCATGGTGCTGTCGTACCACATTTACCTCCTGGCTTTCCGCTATTACCAGATGGGGTATGCCGCCGCGTTGTCCTGGGTTCTCTTTGCCCTCATTTTCGCCATTACCCTTCTGCAGTGGAAAGCCCAAAGCCGCTGGCAGAATACTTATCTATAG
- a CDS encoding ABC transporter substrate-binding protein, giving the protein MNRKWIALSAVMTITAAMSLGCSGKNEPAPPAEASGKPEASTSPKTAPVSLKFWGGVPPESGPQQVVDKWNKEHPDIQVEYIRYVNDDTGNLKLETALLSKTETPDLFMTYADERITKRVQAGMTEPLDDLIAKSGFDLNGVIGADRIFKYDNKIHYIPASRSIGAIMINKTALEEAGEKLPVSWTWDEFAALAKKLTKGDRKGLVLEPAQGTLGEYVATTSKPSDWLITADGTSNFNSPALKKGLELQKSLEESGALIKYPDAVAGKITLQNEFLTGKAAMAPAASYLIRYIKDTKNFPHDFPVVFAPYPQYEKDGKVNPGGGLGDYLSINKNSPHKEAAMKFMNWYLTDGVMEMVAGGRIPSNQKIDFNKISTLLIGDAEKLIDKASLQALLSDKLTYPSSNRVPAPAELRAVYKEEMEKYLFGVQPIDKTLEIMKTRGDAIIKNAKK; this is encoded by the coding sequence TTGAATCGCAAATGGATTGCTCTCTCGGCCGTTATGACCATCACCGCCGCCATGTCCCTCGGCTGCTCGGGGAAGAACGAGCCGGCCCCGCCGGCCGAAGCCTCCGGCAAACCGGAAGCTTCCACCTCGCCTAAGACCGCGCCGGTTTCCTTGAAATTCTGGGGCGGCGTACCGCCGGAAAGCGGCCCCCAGCAGGTGGTCGACAAGTGGAACAAGGAGCATCCGGACATCCAGGTGGAGTATATCCGCTATGTCAATGACGATACCGGGAATCTTAAGCTCGAAACCGCCCTGCTCTCCAAAACGGAAACGCCCGACTTGTTCATGACTTATGCCGACGAGCGGATCACGAAGCGGGTACAGGCGGGGATGACGGAGCCGCTGGACGACCTTATCGCCAAGTCCGGCTTTGATTTGAACGGGGTGATCGGGGCCGACCGGATCTTCAAGTATGACAACAAGATCCACTACATCCCGGCCTCGCGGAGCATAGGGGCCATTATGATCAACAAGACGGCCTTGGAGGAAGCGGGAGAGAAGCTGCCCGTATCGTGGACGTGGGACGAATTTGCCGCCCTTGCCAAAAAGCTGACCAAGGGAGACCGGAAGGGCCTGGTGCTGGAGCCCGCACAAGGAACGCTGGGCGAATATGTGGCCACTACCTCGAAGCCTTCCGACTGGCTGATTACGGCGGATGGGACATCGAATTTCAACAGTCCCGCGCTTAAGAAAGGCTTGGAGCTTCAGAAAAGCCTGGAGGAGAGCGGGGCGCTGATCAAGTACCCGGACGCGGTGGCGGGCAAAATCACGCTCCAGAACGAATTCCTGACCGGAAAAGCGGCCATGGCGCCGGCAGCTTCTTACCTCATCCGATATATCAAGGACACCAAGAACTTCCCGCATGACTTCCCAGTTGTCTTCGCCCCTTATCCTCAGTACGAGAAGGACGGGAAGGTGAACCCGGGAGGGGGCCTCGGCGATTATCTCTCCATTAACAAGAACAGCCCCCACAAGGAAGCGGCGATGAAATTCATGAACTGGTACCTGACCGACGGGGTCATGGAAATGGTGGCGGGAGGACGGATTCCCTCCAACCAGAAAATCGATTTCAACAAAATCTCCACCCTGCTGATCGGGGACGCCGAGAAATTAATCGACAAAGCCTCCCTGCAAGCGCTCCTGTCCGATAAACTGACCTATCCGTCCTCGAACCGCGTTCCCGCACCGGCAGAGCTTCGCGCCGTATACAAGGAAGAGATGGAGAAATACCTGTTCGGTGTCCAGCCGATCGACAAAACGCTCGAGATCATGAAAACACGGGGAGACGCCATCATCAAAAATGCTAAAAAATAA